The genomic window CCGATAGTATATACTATAATTGATGATATTGTGGCTTTCTTCATGGGGAGAGAAACCATTCAACCCGAAAAGGAAGAGCTAAATGATGACGGATCAATTGATTACCCCAACCCGGCAGTTTAACCACAGCCAATTGTATTTAAATTTTCTGAAAAATGATCCTGGCCTGAAAAAGTACCTATACCGGGAAAGCCCGCAACAGGCGGCCGAAAATATCGGCCCTTCACGGGTTGATCGGGACACTCTTTGCGATGTCCTTGTCGAGCAAAATAAAGAATTTATGTCTCGCCCCAGGGCTTTCGGTTCTATCGAATCATTAAGGCAGAAAGATGCCCTGTGTATTTTTAGCGGACAGCAGTCGGGGCTTTTCGGGGGACCGCTTCTGACTCTTTTCAAGGCTATTGATACGGTCAAACGCGCCCGAATGCTCGAAAAACAACTGGATCGACCGGTCGTGCCGGTTTTCTGGATTGCCTGCGATGATCATGATTTTGCCGAAGTCAATCACACCTATTATATCAACTCAGATGGTGAACCGACCAGGGTAAGTTATGAACCTGCAAATGTCCCGCCTCTGCCGGTTTCTCGGCTGGCTTTTGATGATGAGGATGCTTTTGCCCATCTGGCGGAGGAAGCCCGCCTGGCTTTCGGTGGAACGGATTTTTCGGAAGAATTACTCAACCGCATTTCCCGGGCCTATGCCCCGGGAGAATCGCTGACGCGGGCTTTTGCGAAGTTGTTAAGTGACATTCTGCCCGATCTGGGTCTGGTATTTTTCTGCCCGGATAACCGGGTTATAAAGGAAATCTCGAAAGATTTCTTCAAGAGGATTGTCGAAAGCTATTTTAGACTCAAACAGGCTCTTAAAGAAACCTCGCAGAATCTGGAAAATGATAATTATCATATTCAGGCCGAAAAAAAGGAGTCAGCGGCGCACCTGTTTTATCATAATCCGGGACGGGAACCGATTCATTATCTGGATGAGGCTTTTCACTATGGCGACAAACGGGTGGGGCTACCGGCCATGCTTGATTTGATTGATCGCAATCCGGAGGATTTCTCGACCGATGTTCTTACCCGGCCCCTGTGGCAGTCGTATCTTTTTCCGGTGGTGGCCCAGATCGGCGGCCCGGCGGAAATCGCATATTTTTGCCAGATCGGCGGGCTGTTTAAACTCTATGATATAACCCAGCCGTATTATTATCCCAGGGTCAGCGCCACCAT from Candidatus Zixiibacteriota bacterium includes these protein-coding regions:
- the bshC gene encoding bacillithiol biosynthesis cysteine-adding enzyme BshC, with the protein product MMTDQLITPTRQFNHSQLYLNFLKNDPGLKKYLYRESPQQAAENIGPSRVDRDTLCDVLVEQNKEFMSRPRAFGSIESLRQKDALCIFSGQQSGLFGGPLLTLFKAIDTVKRARMLEKQLDRPVVPVFWIACDDHDFAEVNHTYYINSDGEPTRVSYEPANVPPLPVSRLAFDDEDAFAHLAEEARLAFGGTDFSEELLNRISRAYAPGESLTRAFAKLLSDILPDLGLVFFCPDNRVIKEISKDFFKRIVESYFRLKQALKETSQNLENDNYHIQAEKKESAAHLFYHNPGREPIHYLDEAFHYGDKRVGLPAMLDLIDRNPEDFSTDVLTRPLWQSYLFPVVAQIGGPAEIAYFCQIGGLFKLYDITQPYYYPRVSATIIEKRTEELFRKFNLKLSDLTGDIEQTINRMADESFPREIMKKMERFRKVLDDAYLVFENDMVEFDDKLEPMSKQTYGKIDYAIKEYEKKIFAAHKRKMKDDRNQIYRMVHVAYPGGKLQERSLNINYFISKYGFGVVDYIVDNLNVETTDHQMIYLSRYTG